The DNA window ATAGAAATGGATcgtgaaaacaagaaaaaggaaaggaagttcATAGGACGGGCTACATGAAATTTCTCTCCACTGTTTTCCCGAGTTAAAGTTGATTGGATTTGCCCTGACATCAATGGGTTGATTTCGGGAAGAAAGTTTGATAAAGACCATCAAATCGTGTGGACCCACGGAGAAAACTGAACGTCTCTCTCCTTTTAACGTGGGCCAAGATCCGGCCCATAATCATTCCAGATAGTTGTTTTAAGTTTAGTGCACGAGGCCCTGTTACTGAGAGGATAACTAGTCAAGGCCTGATAGTGAATTGGTCTGACACAGGCCCAATAATACTGGTCTTTAAAGTTTCTCTAGACGATCCACCATGCACAACTGGTTACACCAAATTGGGCACATTCCAATACAGTCACGAGCTACAAACTGGCAAGGCCCAAGCATGAGTTAAACTTCAAGGTTACTCTAAAAGTTAACCTTGATCATGGTACGACGCGATTTGACACAGGAACAATAATTTGGAGCTACTATAATgagacaatttgttttttattttaaaaatgtttttgaaattattttttaaattaaattaaatttttttatattttcatattgttttgacgaaaaataaattttaaaaaattatttttatatatttttatataaaataatattttgaaaaataatctgtATTACAATATTGATCGGAATTTAAATagcataaattttcaattaaatagtGCTAAGAACAACTGGCACGAGTCCAGCGATTTAAACATCTGTACTGCATGGAGGTTGAGATCCAACGAGTGTCGAACAATGTGTTAATAACTGTCATTTTAATGTTAAGTTAAATTTTGATCATCTTTTGACgggtttaattagtattttagcGGTGGTTGCTtagtaatatattattttatttttttaatttatttttaacataaaaaagatctaaaaacaaaataaaataattttaaataaaatctaaattttttgaaaacgtgGTTCATGCGGCCAGAACAAACACGCACTTTGTAGTTAGTTGAAAGTAACCTTCCCCGAAGTGGGAAAAAAGACGTCCAGAATTGAttggttaattaaaaaataaataaataggacGGCCCATGGTGCTGGCGACAAGTATCTTGGAATGCACCCTAATCATAtactaaaaatgaaaagaacatGAATTCAAGCTAAAAATTGCCCTAAAAAGGGTAGGATCTGTTGTTGTTGGCTGGTGTTTTTTAATCTGTAAATAGCAATGTAGGTGGAATTCCTCTAAAATTGAAACCGAAGAAACATAATAATGGAGctcaagattttaaattaatcatcaCATGATCAAATCTCAGCTTTACTCCAAGACTATGCTGCACTGTATTGCTCCTCAAGTTCTGAAACAGCTTGCttgaaattggtttttaatttcctgtttgtttttattttattttaaattattttaatgtgatgatatcaaaaataattttaaaaaataaaaatatatattattttaatatattttaaataaaaaaaactttaaaaaataaacccataCCAACCCTCTAAATTGAGCAATTTGCTATGTTATATTTTGGTGAATAAAATTACTCGTTAGCTATAGCCCTGTTCATATCCTGAAACGTGAGTGTAGCTGCTCTCCACGATTTTCACATCAAAAGTTGTGGCAAACAGAGACCCAGAATCTTAGAAAGCAATATCATTCACAGCTTGAAGGCCCACCTCTTCTCACCTTATCTCTTTCCCAGGTGTGCTGCCCTATATCCCTCTCTTCCGAAGAACAAATGGTGGCCAGGAACTCAGGAAGGCCTCGCTTGACCATTGGATACACAAGTGCATTTAGTAATCGAATGGACTGCAGGCTGCTACGATGCAAGTCATGTGTCCGGCTAACTTGAGAGCAAAGGACAAGAACAAGCATGGCTTCGATTTTCTTCGTGGTATATACCGCTTCTTGTTAAAGAACAGCAAGAGATGCCAATTTCACGTCCATATAGATCATAATGAGTGTGTAAATATCTGAATAAATTCCTGATTTTCCAGAAAGATTGATGGTTTGAtgctctcttttgtttttgtgcgGTGGCACTTCACATATTGTTGTCTGTTTCGGTTTTGAAATAGACGTGccagtaagaaaaaaattaatggtgtgccgttcatatttaatttatcaaatctcACATATCTAGACACGAAATgaatttcgttttttttttttttttttaatctcgtcTTCGCTAATACATCTTTACTAGATGGATATGTGATATCTTGTTGGCTgagttttttaaacataaaaaatatttagatgatgttagtattttttaaaaggtaaaaaataataatataagatatgatttattgatttaatCGGGTTTAATAAACTCTATTAATTCAATAACACGAATAGAAACAAACATGACAattattatctataaaaaataattgtcaatatTATGCTCAGAAGGAGTAGAAAGAAAAGCCCGATGAAAACTCATTATCGCTCCACTATAGACACTACTTAACTATTAGAAAGAGCTCATCAGGATAGCTATGATGCTATTGAAAAAAGCTTCACGACGACATCAAATGAGTTGTATGGGCTATTAGAACAACAACTTGgaaagcaaaccaaataaatatatcatataagGAGTATCTCaagtttatatttaatcaaataatttaatttagtccaaaaacaaaaaaaaaaactttttttaaaacaactaaatttaacgaagaaaaacaaataaaaaaactagagatAACTCATGCcgattttaaaattagtgaGAAATTTTACAGAAAGCaatatagaaagaaagaaaaaaccaaactcaGGCGAATCTACAAACCTGAGTTAATCTTCTAAACTCATATTTTTTGGAATCCTAAATgtggtcaataaaaaaattcaattcctaataaatttaatgttaaatgataaaaaaacattaattttatttttaaatatcaaagtaaataattcaattttaaaacatttattttctataaaaaataaattttttttaaaaaaaattactttctagCATACCATCtcttaatattaaatgttaAGGATTAGCCATGTAGAAGATTGGTGGCCAAAACTGGACCCGGGAATAGCATTGGGTCATGTCTTATGGGAAGGTGACCTGGACTCTTTTCCAAACCCATATAGATACAAGCAGAGTTGGCAAGGCTTATTTTGCCCCAACCCATCATCATATACATGACTGGTTAAATTGCTAAGGAAGTAAAAAGAGAGAAGCAAATTACAAGGCGATAAAATGTCACGTATCATTTATAAATGGGAGAACATgactctcttttttgtttttttctcaagtgttgaaattaaaatgaatccTAATAGATTATGTTActtaagttaatttaatatattttttttattaacgttggTGTCCGGATCAACTTGGTGCACACATCAACTAATCCCATGGACTTTAAAGTTAACGACAAAGTAAGCCTCCAGTaaccattatattagcaaccacataaCTCgaacttgaaacaaaaaagaaagcaaacttCTTAGAACATGCTTGGTAATGtgatagcggttgcttttcaaataactttttataccgaaatatatgtcaatgatgtttttttatttttttaaaattatttttgacatcagcatatcaaaacaattcaaaatatacaaactatattaaattttaaaaaaaaattaattttttaaaaatacggtTTGTGTCGTATTCCCAAACGATTTTTTAATCTGAATCTCTTGTTATTGTACTtacttggttaatttaataactttttctttctattttaacgggagggagggagggagggagggagagagagagagagagagccggAGTGTGGATAGAATAGAAGAAATACACAGCACAACATCCGCCAATCAGAATTCAGAAAATCACACAGACCAAATCAACAAATCCTCCACTTCACATCTCCAAAAACCCCCCCTAGCCTCTCTCATCAAGGAGCAAAAGTCAATAATTTTGCTCCGAAGCCTGCCACACTCCACTAACCTTTtacatccaaataaaaaaaaggaagccaGACCAAACCAACAACCACACGCCCCCTCCTCCATCTCCACAAACTCGCAACAAGTAAAACCCCTGTCTGAAATCGTCTCCTAACGCTGAATGGCTGTTGCGAGTGGATTTGCGACAACTATTTCGGGTGCCAAAATGGAGACATTGCTATCGTTgaattcttcttcttattctacATCATCTGTATTCTTTGTTTTGCCACAGGATATGCGGGTTTCTTGCAAACCCCCTAGAAATAATTATAGGAGAAGAGTCTTGCTGAATAATAAAGGAGGGGGGGTGAGATGCGAGGTTTCTACTGCTTCGAATGATGTTGCTCTTGCTGCTGAAATTGACCCGGCTAGAGTCTCTAGCATGTCTGCTCTTGAACAGCTCAAGACCTCTGCTGTTGACAGTGAGTTGTTTTTCTTATactcttgaattttgttttcagatTCCGTTGTTTTTACTGATTTTTGGGTTTCTATCCCGATTCTCAATTCTAGCCTTCTCAACCGTGAATGAGTTGCTTAATTGTAATTTAGATCGCTatctaaatcaaaaaaattgcgtggtctttgtgtgtggttttacATTTTATAACATGCGAGTGTGTAGCAGGGTTctgagattatttttaataaattccaGTGGCAAACTAAAATATATACCTTAATCATGTATTTGGATTCTGAGATTCACAATCAGCGTCTAACCTTTTTGCATCTTAGGATGCAACAAAGGAAATATCGGTTTGGGTTTCAGCATTTTCCATAGAGGGTATAATCATCAAGTTTTTGTGGTGTTATTGCATTGCTGATGGTCTCTTTGTTGATTTCCACCAGGATATACAAAAGAGAGGGCTAGCATCGTGGTAATTGGGCTTAGTATTCACACCGCACCAGTTGAAATGCGCGAAAAGCTTGCCATTCCAGAAGCTGAATGGCCCCGAGCTATCGGGGAGCTTTGTGGTTTAAATCACATAGAAGAAGCCGCTGTGCTTAGCACTTGCAATAGAATGGAAATATATGTTGTTGCCCTATCTCAGCATCGCGGGGTCAAAGAAGTGACTGAATGGATGTCAAAGGTGCTTTCTTGTTCCTGTACTTGGTTTATCATGGAATTTAAGAGAACCTTCATTTTTACAGTCCTATTTACTCCATCAGTGCGTAGGAAGAGAGTTTTTCTTCCTATAAAGAAAATGCAGGATTAGACTTGCCATTATAAGTTAATAAGAGGTGGTCTAGCTAGACGACCTTGAGCGATTAAAACTTTCTATGCTATCACCAAGTTTACTGCCATTGAACGATTCGGATTTTCCTGTCCTGATTTTGCTTTAATATACGTGGCATGTGAGCTTCTCATGCTTTCTCAGgtcttgttttttctaaaatggcATTTAgttgttaaaatattatttctcttcttttcagaCAAGTGGTGTCCCTGTTTCTGAAATTTGTGAACACCGGTTTTTGCTGTACAATAATGATGCTACACAGCATCTGTTTGAAGTATCTGCTGGTCTTGACTCGCTTGTTCTTGGAGAAGGTCAGATTCTTGCTCAAGTTAAACAAGTTGTCAAAGGTGGCCAAGGGGTTGTTGGTTTCGGGAGGAACATTAGTGGGCTGTTTAAGCATGCAATCACTGTTGGAAAGCGGGTTAGAACCGAGACAAATATCGCTGCTGGGGCTGTTTCCGTGAGCTCAGCTGCTGTTGAACTAGCTTTGATGAAGCTCCCTGAATCTTCTCATGCCAGTGCCAGAATGTTGGTAATTGGGGCAGGGAAGATGGGGAAGCTTGTCATTAAACACTTAGTAGCAAAAGGTTGCACAAAGATGGTAGTTGTAAACAGAACAGGGGATAGAGTTGCAGCCATCCGCGAGGAGTTGAAGGATGTTGAGATCATATACAAGCCCTTTCCAGATATGCTAACTTGCGCTGCTGAAGCTGATGTTGTTTTCACAAGCACATCATCAGAAACTCCATTATTTGTGAGAGACGATGTTAAAGATCTTCCTCCTGTTGGTTCAGAAGTTGGGGGTTCGAGGCTATTTGTTGATATCTCTGTTCCCAGAAATGTGGGTTCATGTGTCAGCGACCTTGAAAATGTGCGAGTTTACAATGTTGATGACCTGAAGGAGGTTGTGGCTGCTAACAAAGAAGACCGCCTGCGAAAAGCAATGGAAGCTCAGGCAATCATTAATGaagaatcaaaacaatttgaagcCTGGAGGGATTCACTGGAGACTGTTCCTACCATCAAGAAATTGAGGGCTTATGCTGAGAGAATCAGACTTGCAGAGCTGGAGAAATGCCTTTCAAAAATGGGTGATGATATCTCAAAGAAAACAAGGAGAGCAGTGGATGATCTTAGCCGTGGTATAGTGAACAAGCTCCTTCATGGTCCGATGCAGCACCTGAGATGTGATGGTAGTGACAGCCGGACTCTCAGCGAGACCCTTGAGAATATGCATGCTCTTAACAGAATGTTCAGCCTCGAGACAGAAGTGGCTGTTTTGGAACAAAAGATTCGAGCCAAACAAAGCCAGAAGTAAGTTCCAACATAAAATAGCTTAATGACACTTCATTAACCTCCGAATTGAATAAGAGGAAATCTTCCTCAACTTTCTGTGAATGCTGCCCCCAAGTGTAAACTTCACTTTTTTATGAGTGAACTGTGATTCCCTTGAAGGAACACGTCCATTGATTTATTTGGTGCAATACACTGTTTTCAATTTGgaaattgcttctttttttttttttttttgtatgcatCCAGTGTTACCAGTAGTATCATCTTTCTAGGATACAGTAGGGTGATATAGAGGTGAGCTTGATCCGTGTATCGATTTGTTGTAAGAGTTCATGGCATGTATCCGGTATACTCTTATCGTTGTAATTAAGTATatacttattttaatataaagctGCCTTTTACTAGTATCTCTTTCGCGTGCACGCCTGCATGATGCACGCACCCTTTTGTTTGTTTAGAAGGCTGGAAAGGGTGAATGTGGAAGGAAGTGAAGGGAGAGGGTAATTATTATTCCATCAGCCAGTTTGGTTAACAAGGGAGAGGAAAAATGGGAGACGCCTGAATTGGGCAGACTGCAAATTACAGAATATGGAAGGATGGGAGGGATCCTCCCCTCGGGCCTCGCATGCACTTTGGAAAAGCTCCTGTGGGCTTTGGCAACCATGAAGTCCCAATAACTTGACTGCTCTTGGTTCCTGTCAAAGAGGGACGCTGCTTCCTGTTTTTATCATCTCAGTGATCAAATGCTGCAAGGGATGGTGGTCAATAAgcataacaggaaaaaaaaaaatgaagaatacaTGCCAATGCTATTTGTGTTGCGGCTCCAAGTTTCAGACAGAAAATTCTCCATCATGGGACAATAATTGGTCACCAACCCAAGTGGTTGGATAAAAAGTAGGAGCTGTGTTTTGTTGTCCAACCAATGAGCTTGAGCTTAAGGGTTTCTTAAGTTTGGGTTTACGATGAAAGGATAAGTTGATTGCAATCCCCAAAATGCAGAAGGAGCTGATGTGTCTAGAGCGTGTTTGGCCTCTGCTGTATTGTGCCGTGCTATTTTGTGAAATTCAACATATCAAATTGTTTGACAATGAACTGTTGTGGTGTTCTGTTAGTAAAActacttaaattaaaattatcattaaagatataatttaaattaaatattttctttgataatttaaacattatttttcaaaaaattaaatgagttgTTTAAGAGAattctttatttgaaaaatacacaaatatcataaagataaaaaaacagtaaaaaaaaaaacaataatcaaaacatcgcatggttatttttcaattaataatataactaaGATCAATACAAACTGAGAACTAATATACTTGTAATAATATTAGTtaatcttaaatattatttaactattagattaaatattagttaattattacacttaaaacaaaaatgattgaggttagttaattttcaaatatttaggTTGTCTTtgtcttttaaataaaacaagtacTCTTCCATTTGCAAAAACATAACTTCCCGTGATTTTGGAAATAGAAGCTAATATATACACTTAATCTGctctaaaaaagaaatatccttcacttttaaaaagttatacacctgattttttaaatcttaaccaagcaccttttttttttttggtgctttGCTTTAAATCAAACAagtaaatttacaaaaatagaGGGCCAAACAAGCTACTAGTCCAAGTATGTAGGTCTAAACCATCAATTAGAAACATCAATTCTAGTTTTGAGCCCAAACCTGGCTTGATTTACATGTCTAGACTAGTGAATTAGtcgtaagaaaaaatcaaaatgaatataGGCTTTTTCACAACTATTTTGGTGggctttgactttttttttggaacagtttttttcacaaattaattttggtgGACTTATAAACCGACACGAAcacctatattaaaaaaaaaaaaaaccacatttgGCTAATACAACCATCATTCACATAGAAATAGGCTCTGGGTCACCATTTCATTCTTGTTTACAAATTCTGATAGTGTTCTATTTCCAATACCAGTAAATACATTACATTGGATTGTTTTACTTGCAGCTTTGAGAGGGTAAAAATTATGGTATGACACGTGTACGTTGCTTAAagattattttctattt is part of the Populus trichocarpa isolate Nisqually-1 chromosome 2, P.trichocarpa_v4.1, whole genome shotgun sequence genome and encodes:
- the LOC7461831 gene encoding glutamyl-tRNA reductase 1, chloroplastic; the protein is MAVASGFATTISGAKMETLLSLNSSSYSTSSVFFVLPQDMRVSCKPPRNNYRRRVLLNNKGGGVRCEVSTASNDVALAAEIDPARVSSMSALEQLKTSAVDRYTKERASIVVIGLSIHTAPVEMREKLAIPEAEWPRAIGELCGLNHIEEAAVLSTCNRMEIYVVALSQHRGVKEVTEWMSKTSGVPVSEICEHRFLLYNNDATQHLFEVSAGLDSLVLGEGQILAQVKQVVKGGQGVVGFGRNISGLFKHAITVGKRVRTETNIAAGAVSVSSAAVELALMKLPESSHASARMLVIGAGKMGKLVIKHLVAKGCTKMVVVNRTGDRVAAIREELKDVEIIYKPFPDMLTCAAEADVVFTSTSSETPLFVRDDVKDLPPVGSEVGGSRLFVDISVPRNVGSCVSDLENVRVYNVDDLKEVVAANKEDRLRKAMEAQAIINEESKQFEAWRDSLETVPTIKKLRAYAERIRLAELEKCLSKMGDDISKKTRRAVDDLSRGIVNKLLHGPMQHLRCDGSDSRTLSETLENMHALNRMFSLETEVAVLEQKIRAKQSQK